A single window of Zea mays cultivar B73 chromosome 10, Zm-B73-REFERENCE-NAM-5.0, whole genome shotgun sequence DNA harbors:
- the LOC118473550 gene encoding LOB domain-containing protein 13-like — protein sequence MPTYGMPPPDFALPMPMLAPPPPPPPPSQFPMGFQTPPASVAAPGDGSGQDDTTNSWVNTIFNTQSPAGGGGYSNHPDDGYD from the exons atgccgacatatgggatgccgcctccggactttgcactgccaatgccaatgttggcgcctccacctccgcctccgcctccgtcacaattccctatg ggatttcagacaccacccgcttcagttgccgcacctggagatgggtctggtcaggACGACACAACAAATTCGTGGGTGAACACCAttttcaacacgcagagtccagccggaggaggtggctactcgaaccatccagacgatggatatgattga